A stretch of DNA from Campylobacter concisus:
AGATCCCAAATAGCAAAGATAAAACAAATAAAATTAGAAAAAATAATATAAATTTATATCCTGCTTTCGCGATATAGCCACTCATTTTTATTCCTCTTTTTTACTCTTTTCGTCTTCTTCGGTCTCTACAAGTCTGCTCTCTAGACTATTTTCGATCTCATAGTTTTTAATGATCTCTCTAACTCTTTTTCCTTCGATTGTTTCTTCTTCATAAAGTGCTGATACCATATTTTCAATAGCGCCTTTATAAATTTCAAGCAAACCAAGCACAGCTGTGTATCTTTCATGAAGAAGCGTTTTTACAAACTCATCAACCTTCTCAGCCATCTTATCACTGTAATCTTTGATACTTTGACCACCATTTAAAAATGTCGCACGTTGCTTTTCAAGCACCATAAGACCGGCAACATCGCTCATACCATACATACTAACCATAGCTTTTATGATATCAGTCGCACGCTCTAGGTCGTTGCTAGCTCCGGTTGAAATTTCTTTAATAAACACCTCTTCAGCTGCTCTACCAGCCAAAAGTACATCTACTTCTGCTATCAACTCATGCTTTTGCATCATAAATTTATTCTCTTCAGGCGTGTTTAGAGTATAGCCAAGTGCCGCAAGACCACGTGGTACGACTGAGACTTTTGTTACCCTTTTTGCACCTTTTGTTAGCTCAGCTATCAAGGCATGACCACACTCATGATAAGTGACGATTCTTTTTTCTTTTGGATTTACGCGGCGAGACTTTTTCTCAAGTCCAGCGATCGATCTCTCAACAGCCTCCACAAGATCAGCCTGCTCAACAAAGGTCTTTGACTTACGTCCTGCAAGAAGAGCGGCCTCATTTATGATGTTTTCAAGATCAGCGCCAGCTAAGCCGGTTGTAAGCCTTGCGATATCTTCGATATTTACATCCTTACCGATCTTTACATCTTTCATGTGAACTTTTAAAATGTCGCAGCGTCCTTTAAAATCAGGCTTATCAACAAGCACTTGCCTATCAAATCTACCTGGCCTTAAAAGCGCAGCATCCAAAACTTCAGGTCTATTTGTAGCAGCTATAACAATGACTGGCGACTTGTCCGCATCAAAACCATCCATCTCAGAAAGAAGCTGATTTAGCGTCTGCTCTCTCTCGTCATTGCCGCCCATCGGACCAGAATTTCTACTTTTACCGATC
This window harbors:
- the ftsH gene encoding ATP-dependent zinc metalloprotease FtsH, with translation MNNQNNNQNNGNNNGFFNKNPIFIFAIFAIVIVLAFRSFSGDGLGGSFGLNSNAQSKMVAYSEFKDMLKNKQLNEVAISETTIKGIGSDKTIYLAKRINDPTLIGILEQNGITYSVYSENNWFGDLIFSWIIPVFIFFAIWMFIASRMQKNIGGGILGIGSAKKLINSEKPKVKFDDVAGVEEAKEEVQEIVDYLKSPDKYLRLGAKIPKGILLVGPPGTGKTLLARAVAGEASVPFFSMSASSFIEMFVGVGASRVRDLFENAKKEAPAIVFIDEIDAIGKSRNSGPMGGNDEREQTLNQLLSEMDGFDADKSPVIVIAATNRPEVLDAALLRPGRFDRQVLVDKPDFKGRCDILKVHMKDVKIGKDVNIEDIARLTTGLAGADLENIINEAALLAGRKSKTFVEQADLVEAVERSIAGLEKKSRRVNPKEKRIVTYHECGHALIAELTKGAKRVTKVSVVPRGLAALGYTLNTPEENKFMMQKHELIAEVDVLLAGRAAEEVFIKEISTGASNDLERATDIIKAMVSMYGMSDVAGLMVLEKQRATFLNGGQSIKDYSDKMAEKVDEFVKTLLHERYTAVLGLLEIYKGAIENMVSALYEEETIEGKRVREIIKNYEIENSLESRLVETEEDEKSKKEE